Sequence from the Streptosporangium brasiliense genome:
GGCCCGCTCACCCTGGCGGCTGTGGAGGGCGGCGTAGAAGCGCGTCACCGCCTGCTCGGCGGGTTCTTTCTCCGCGGCCGCGCAACCGGCCAGCCCCGTCACCACCGCGGCCAGCGCCACCAGCGTGATTGGAGTCTTCATCCGTCCCTGCTTCCCCCCTCGACGCAGAATTCACCCGGATCGGGGATCCGGCCGCCCGGGGGGGGCGGGGCCGCGGCGCCTCAGCGTCCGACGGCCCCGGCGAGGACGCGGTCCCAGTCGGCCAGGAAGCGTCCGAGGCCGTAACGCGCGAGCGCGGCGGCGCGGGCGGCCTTCCCGCACTGCCGGGCTCTGGCGGGGTCGGTGACGAAGGACTCCAGTGCGGCGGTGAGGGTGGCGACGCGGGTCGAGATCACCCCCGCCTCCGGCGGCACCGCCTCCACGGCCTCGGTGGCGGCCAGCGCCACGACGGGCATGCCGAGCAGCATGGCCTCGATCAGGGAGAGACCGAGCGAGGTCCACCGGTAGGGGTGCAGGTAGACGCGCCGCCGGGCGAGCTCGGCGTGCATCGCCTCCTGGGGCAGGTTCTCGAAGGTCCCGAAGGGGAAGCGGAGCCGGTGCGGCAGGCCGGTGACCTTCATGCCGAAGACGTCGATCGGGGCAGCGGAGGCGAGTCTGGGCAGCAGGTCGGTCCCGGCGACCCGCTCGCGCCGGATGGGCTCGTTGACCACGACGCCGGCCCGCGGCAGCTCGCCCGTGTAGCGGTGGCCGGGGTCGACGACGCCGTGCTCGACGACCTGGGTGGGCGCCCTGCCGGAGTCCCAGAACAGGTCGTTGAAGTGGGTGACGTGGATCAGCGGGATGTCGTCGCGGCCGGCCAGTGGGTGGCGGGTGCCGGGGGCGTCGCCGGCCGGCGCGTTGTGCTCGACGTATACGGCGGGCAGGTCCCGGCCCGGGCGGCGGCCCAGCCAGCGCCGGACGAGCTCCAGCTCGTGGGGGCGCTGCAGTACGACCAGGTCGACCTCCTCGCCGTGGAGCCGGTCCCACGGCACCTCGCGCACGCCGGCGGGCCAGGGGTAGGTCCGGGCCCGGCCGCGCCCGTCGGGGCCGCGGCCGGGGACGAGCGGCACGAGATAGTCGTGGGCGCCCTGCACGAACGCCGTCGTCCAGGACCCGTGCACGTGCCAGAGCAGGACCCTCACCGCAGGGCTCCGGCGTCCGAACGGCCCCCGCCCCTGGCCTGGGGCGGACCGCCCGCCGTGCCGGTCCGGGCCGTGCGGTTCACCGTGGCGGTCCGGGGTGTCTCGCCCAGGGGGCCGGTCCCGGGCGGCGGATCGCCCGCCGTGCCGGTCCGTGGTGTCCCGCCCGCCGTGCCGGTCCGGGCCGTGCCGTTCACCGTGGCGCCTCCGAGCACCAGGTCCACGGCGGCGGCGAGATCGCCGGCCACCTCCGTGGCGGCCGTGATCTCGCCGGGCAGCGTCCGCGGGGTGGGGACGAGGACGCCCCGGGCCCCGGCCGCCTGGGCGGCCTCCACGTCCCGGCCGATGTCCCCGATGACCACGCAGTCGCGGGCGTCCACGCCGAGCGCCGCCGCCGCCCGCAGCACCAGCCCGGGAGCCGGCTTGCGGCATCCGCACCCGTCGTTCTCGCCGTGCGGGCACACCACCCAGACGTCGAACGGGCCCAGCAGCTCCTCCACCCGCGCGTTGACGGCGCGCAGCTCCTCGGCGCCGATGAGCCCCCGGGCCACCCCGGACTGGTTGGTGACCACGCCGACCGGCACGCCCGCCCGACGGACCCGGTCGACCGCGGAGCGGGCTCCGGGCACGGGCTCCACCCGGCCGGGGTCGCGGTTGTAGGGGACGTCCACGATCAGGGTGCCGTCGCGGTCGAACAGGACGGCGGCGGGATGTCGGCGGCTCGGCACGGGCGTCTCCAGTGTGTCTCTCGTCAACGGGCTCGCCGCCCTGCGGGCCACTGAACAAGCCCTCCAAAATGTTACAGAGCGTGACATATGACGATATGCAGGTCTCTTACCAGGACTTTTCCCCGTTCTTTTGTTTTGAGAATCGCTTCTCTCGGTAGTTAACCAGTTACACACGAGAGGCGAATCCATGAGATTTCTCGGGATAAACGCGATCTTCCATGACCCCGCGGCGGCGCTGGTGGTCGACGGAGAAGTCGTCGCGGCCGCGGAGGAGGAGCGGTTCAGCCGCCGCAAGCACGGCAAGCGTCCGGTCCCCTTCTCCGCCTGGGAACTGCCCGAGCGCGCCGCCGCCTGGTGCCTGGAGCGGGCCGGTCTGCGCCCGGAGGATCTCGACGCCGTCGCCTACTCCTACGACCCTGACCTGGTGCGCCCCGGCCTGCAGGGCCTCGACGAGGGCTGGGAGGACCTGCGCACCACCTACGCCCGCCGGGCCCCGGCCTTCCTGGCCACCGCCCTTCCGGGGCTGGACTCCGCCCAGGTCCGCTACGTGCCCCACCACGTCGCGCACGCGGCCTCGGCGGGCCTGGCCGCGCCGTACCGGGACTCGGCGGTGCTGGTCTGCGACGGGCGGGGAGAGGCGGTCTCGCACCTGGCCGGGCACTACCGGGACGGAGAGTTGACCGTGCTGGCCGCCCAGGAGCTGCCGCACTCGCTCGGGCTGATGTACGAGGAGGTCACCGAGCACCTGGGGTTCCTGCGCTCCAGCGACGAGTACAAGGTCATGGCCCTGGCCTCCTACGGAGAGCCGCGCCACCTGGGAGAGCTGCGCGAGCTGATCTACCCCACCGATGACGGCGGCTTCCGGGTCGAGCCGGTCGACTGGAGCGGCTACGCCAAGGCGCTGGGCAGGGGCGAGCCCTGGACCGAGGAGCACGCCGACCTCGCGGCGAGTGTCCAGACACGGCTGGAGGAGGTGCTGCTCGACCTCGCCAGGTGGCTGCACGGGCGTACCGGCGACCGGTCCCTGACCATGGCCGGGGGCGTGGCGCTCAACTGCGTCGCCAACACGCGGCTGCTGGCCGAGGGGCCCTTCGAGCGGCTCTGGGTGCAGCCCGCGGCGGGCGACGCGGGCACCGCGCTCGGCGGGGCGCTGCACCTGGCACGGACCTTCGGCGAGCCGGCCGCGCCGATGCCGGGGGCCGACCTCGGCCGGAGCTGGAGCGACGGGGAGCTGGCCGCGTGGCTCGAGGCGGCGCGCGTGCCGTACGAGCGCCCCGCCGACCTGGCCGCCGCGGTGGCGGCGGACCTCGCCGCCGACCGCATCGTGGCCTGGTTCCAGGGCCGCAGCGAGTACGGCCCGCGCGCGCTCGGCCGCCGCTCGCTGCTGGCCCACCCCGGGCGGGCCGCCAACACCGAACGGCTGAACGCCGTCAAGGGCCGCGAGCAGTTCCGCCCGATCGCCCCGATGGTGCTCGCCGAACGGGCTGAGGAGATCTTCGAAAGGGGCCCGATCCCCAGCCCCTACATGCTCTTCGTGCACGACGTGCGGCCCGCCTGGCGCGACCGCATCCCGGCCGTCGTGCACGTCGACGGCACGGCCCGGGTCCAGACCGTGGACCGGGTGGCCGAACCGCTGCTGGCCCGGATGCTGGCGGAGTTCGAGGCGCGCACCGGGGTGCCGGTGGTGGTCAACACCAGCCTGAACACGGCGGGACGGCCCATGGTCGACGACCCCCGCGACGCCCTGGAGTGCTTCGGCTCCGCGCCGGTCGACGTGCTGACCCTGGGGCCCTACCTGATCCGCAGGTACGCCTCATGATCACCGTGGTGATCCCCACGATCGGCCGTCCCGGCCTCGACACCGTCCTCGCCGCGCTGGACCCGGCGCTGGAGGTCATCGTGGTCGACGACCGTCCGGGGCGCGGTGGGGCCCGCGCCGCCTCCGGCGCGCGGGTCGCGCGGGCTCTTGGCGGCGAGGGGCCGGCGGGCGGCCGGATCCGGGTGCTCCGCACCGGCGGGCGGGGGCCGGCCGCCGCCCGCAACGCCGGGTGGCGGGCCGCGCGGACGCCGTGGATCGCCTTCCTGGACGACGACGTGGTGCCCCAGCCCGGCTGGGCGGAGGCCCTCCGCGCCGACCTGGCCGGGCTGCCCGAGGAGGTGGCCGGGAGTCAGGGGCGCATCGAGGTGCCGCTGCCGGCCGGCCGGAGGCTCACCGACGCGGAGCGGAACACCTCGGGGCTGGCGGAGGCCCGCTGGATCACCGCCGACATGGCCTACCGGCGCACCGCGCTGGAGCGGACGGGCGGTTTCGACGAGCGCTTCCCCCGCGCCTACCGGGAGGACGCCGACCTCGCGCTGCGGATGTTCGCGGCCGGATACCGATTGGTCAGAGGCGGGCGGGTCACCCGGCACCCGTTCCGCGACGACGGCCCGTGGGCCAGCGTCCGCTTGCAGCGCGGCAACGCCGACGACGCGCTCATGCGCCGCGTGCACGGCCCCGGCTGGCGGGCCGCCATCGGCGGCGCGCCCGGCCGGCTGCGCAGGCACGCCCTGGTCACCGGGCTCGGCGCGCTCGCGGCCGTGCTGTGGGCGGTGCGGCCGGGCCGGGCGGCCGCCGCGGCCGGAGCGGCGTGGGCGCTGCTCACGGCCGAGTTCGCCTGGGCCCGCATCGCACCGGGACCGCGCACGAGAGAGGAGATCCGGAGGATGATGGTCACGAGCGTGGTCATCCCGCCGGTGGCCTGCGCGCGCCGCCTCGCGGGAGAAGTGCGGGTCCGGAGATGACCGCCGGCACCGTCCTCGTCGTGCGCCCGGACAGCGCGGGCGACGTCCTGCTGGCCGGGCCCGCCGTCCGCGCGGTCGCCGAGGGGGCCAGGCAGGTCGTGCTGCTGGCCGGGCCGCACGGCCGTGCGGCCGCCGAGCTGCTGCCCGGCGTGTCCAGGGTGGTGGAGTGGCGGACGCCGTGGATCGACCCCAGCCCTCCGCCCATGACCGGCCCGCACGCCCTGCGGCTGATGCGGGCCGTCCAGGAGGCGGCGCCCGAGCTCGCGCTGGTCCTCACCTCCTTCCACCAGTCGCCGCTGCCGATGGCCCTGCTGCTGAGGCTGGCGGGGACGCCGCGGATCGCCGCGATCTGCGCCGACTACCCCGGCTCGCTGCTCGACGTGCGGCACGTCGTCGACGAGGACGTGGACGTGCCGGAGGCGGAGCGCATGCTCGGGCTGGCCAGAGCCGCGGGGTTCGAGCTGCCACCCGGCGACGCCGGAGCGCTCGCCGTGCGGCGCCCGCTGCCCGAGGTCGGGCACCTGACGGGGCCGCCCGGCTACGTGGTCGTGCACCCGGGGGTCTCCGCCCCGGCCAGGGCATGGCCGGCGGAGAACTGGACGAGGACGGTCCACGACCTCGTCCGCGCGGGCTGGCGGGTCATGGTGACCGGCGGCCCGGGCGAGCGCGCGCTCACCGCGCGGGTGGCCGGCGGCCGGCCCGCTCCGGAGGTCGTCGACGGCGGCCACGTCTGGGAGTCCGTCGCCGACCTGGGCGGGCGGACCACCTTCGCCGAGCTCGCCGCGGTGCTCGCCGGGGCGAGCGTGGTGGTCGTGGCCAACACCGGCCCGGCGCACCTCGCCGCGGCCGTCGGCACCCCCGTGGTCAGCC
This genomic interval carries:
- a CDS encoding glycosyltransferase family 2 protein, with the translated sequence MITVVIPTIGRPGLDTVLAALDPALEVIVVDDRPGRGGARAASGARVARALGGEGPAGGRIRVLRTGGRGPAAARNAGWRAARTPWIAFLDDDVVPQPGWAEALRADLAGLPEEVAGSQGRIEVPLPAGRRLTDAERNTSGLAEARWITADMAYRRTALERTGGFDERFPRAYREDADLALRMFAAGYRLVRGGRVTRHPFRDDGPWASVRLQRGNADDALMRRVHGPGWRAAIGGAPGRLRRHALVTGLGALAAVLWAVRPGRAAAAAGAAWALLTAEFAWARIAPGPRTREEIRRMMVTSVVIPPVACARRLAGEVRVRR
- a CDS encoding carbamoyltransferase family protein, with translation MRFLGINAIFHDPAAALVVDGEVVAAAEEERFSRRKHGKRPVPFSAWELPERAAAWCLERAGLRPEDLDAVAYSYDPDLVRPGLQGLDEGWEDLRTTYARRAPAFLATALPGLDSAQVRYVPHHVAHAASAGLAAPYRDSAVLVCDGRGEAVSHLAGHYRDGELTVLAAQELPHSLGLMYEEVTEHLGFLRSSDEYKVMALASYGEPRHLGELRELIYPTDDGGFRVEPVDWSGYAKALGRGEPWTEEHADLAASVQTRLEEVLLDLARWLHGRTGDRSLTMAGGVALNCVANTRLLAEGPFERLWVQPAAGDAGTALGGALHLARTFGEPAAPMPGADLGRSWSDGELAAWLEAARVPYERPADLAAAVAADLAADRIVAWFQGRSEYGPRALGRRSLLAHPGRAANTERLNAVKGREQFRPIAPMVLAERAEEIFERGPIPSPYMLFVHDVRPAWRDRIPAVVHVDGTARVQTVDRVAEPLLARMLAEFEARTGVPVVVNTSLNTAGRPMVDDPRDALECFGSAPVDVLTLGPYLIRRYAS
- a CDS encoding D-glycero-alpha-D-manno-heptose-1,7-bisphosphate 7-phosphatase; translated protein: MPSRRHPAAVLFDRDGTLIVDVPYNRDPGRVEPVPGARSAVDRVRRAGVPVGVVTNQSGVARGLIGAEELRAVNARVEELLGPFDVWVVCPHGENDGCGCRKPAPGLVLRAAAALGVDARDCVVIGDIGRDVEAAQAAGARGVLVPTPRTLPGEITAATEVAGDLAAAVDLVLGGATVNGTARTGTAGGTPRTGTAGDPPPGTGPLGETPRTATVNRTARTGTAGGPPQARGGGRSDAGALR
- a CDS encoding glycosyltransferase codes for the protein MRVLLWHVHGSWTTAFVQGAHDYLVPLVPGRGPDGRGRARTYPWPAGVREVPWDRLHGEEVDLVVLQRPHELELVRRWLGRRPGRDLPAVYVEHNAPAGDAPGTRHPLAGRDDIPLIHVTHFNDLFWDSGRAPTQVVEHGVVDPGHRYTGELPRAGVVVNEPIRRERVAGTDLLPRLASAAPIDVFGMKVTGLPHRLRFPFGTFENLPQEAMHAELARRRVYLHPYRWTSLGLSLIEAMLLGMPVVALAATEAVEAVPPEAGVISTRVATLTAALESFVTDPARARQCGKAARAAALARYGLGRFLADWDRVLAGAVGR
- a CDS encoding glycosyltransferase family 9 protein, which gives rise to MTAGTVLVVRPDSAGDVLLAGPAVRAVAEGARQVVLLAGPHGRAAAELLPGVSRVVEWRTPWIDPSPPPMTGPHALRLMRAVQEAAPELALVLTSFHQSPLPMALLLRLAGTPRIAAICADYPGSLLDVRHVVDEDVDVPEAERMLGLARAAGFELPPGDAGALAVRRPLPEVGHLTGPPGYVVVHPGVSAPARAWPAENWTRTVHDLVRAGWRVMVTGGPGERALTARVAGGRPAPEVVDGGHVWESVADLGGRTTFAELAAVLAGASVVVVANTGPAHLAAAVGTPVVSLFAPVVPAARWAPYGVPAVLLGDQDAPCRGSRARVCPVPGHPCLSSVPVARVVEAVNHLASVKEVVH